The following are encoded in a window of Kaistia algarum genomic DNA:
- a CDS encoding heme ABC transporter permease, whose protein sequence is MALIDLANPTRFMTLAGRWLPWLWAATAIVLGIGLYLALFVAPPDYQQGETVKIMFIHVPAAWLSMFGYGLMAVSALGTLVWRHPLADVAAKATAPIGAAFTLIALITGSLWGKPMWGTWWVWDARLTSVFVLFLMYLGLIALWNAVDDPNRAGRVAAVLILVGSVNIPIIKFSVDWWNTLHQPASVFRMGGSTIDASLLYPLFICAIGATLLFLTLTIMAMRNEILRRRIRALQLVAVASVSGAAA, encoded by the coding sequence ATGGCCCTGATCGACCTTGCCAACCCGACCCGCTTCATGACGCTCGCCGGCCGCTGGCTGCCCTGGCTCTGGGCGGCGACCGCGATCGTTCTCGGCATCGGTCTCTATCTGGCGCTGTTCGTCGCTCCGCCGGATTATCAGCAGGGCGAGACGGTCAAGATCATGTTCATCCACGTCCCGGCCGCCTGGCTCTCCATGTTCGGCTATGGGCTGATGGCTGTCTCCGCGCTCGGAACTTTGGTCTGGCGCCATCCACTGGCCGATGTCGCAGCCAAGGCGACCGCGCCGATCGGCGCCGCCTTCACACTGATCGCGCTCATCACCGGCTCGCTCTGGGGCAAGCCGATGTGGGGCACCTGGTGGGTGTGGGATGCGCGGCTGACCTCGGTCTTCGTTCTCTTCCTCATGTATCTCGGCCTGATCGCGCTTTGGAACGCCGTCGACGACCCCAACCGCGCCGGCCGCGTGGCCGCGGTGCTGATCCTGGTTGGCTCGGTCAATATCCCGATCATCAAATTCTCGGTCGACTGGTGGAACACGCTGCACCAGCCGGCCTCGGTCTTCCGCATGGGCGGCTCCACCATCGATGCCAGCCTGCTCTATCCGCTCTTCATCTGCGCGATCGGCGCGACGCTGTTGTTTCTGACGCTCACGATCATGGCGATGCGCAACGAGATCCTGCGCCGCCGCATCCGCGCGCTGCAGCTCGTCGCCGTCGCCTCGGTTTCCGGAGCCGCCGCGTGA
- a CDS encoding rhodanese-like domain-containing protein — protein sequence MAPTPTLVELEPDEVAELLAAGEIRLIDVREPHEYDAAHIEGGELFPLSRLDPATLPQGEPPIVFYCAVGGRSAHAVHTSLAAGVPITRHLRGGIRAWIRAGLPVVSN from the coding sequence ATGGCCCCGACCCCGACCCTCGTCGAACTCGAGCCCGACGAAGTCGCAGAGCTGCTGGCGGCCGGCGAAATCCGGCTGATCGACGTGCGCGAGCCGCATGAATATGACGCCGCGCATATCGAGGGTGGAGAACTGTTCCCGCTGTCGCGCCTCGACCCGGCGACCCTTCCTCAAGGCGAGCCGCCGATCGTCTTCTATTGTGCCGTCGGCGGCCGCTCGGCCCACGCCGTCCATACCAGCCTTGCGGCCGGCGTTCCCATCACCCGGCACCTGCGCGGCGGAATTCGCGCCTGGATCCGCGCCGGGTTGCCCGTCGTTTCGAATTGA
- a CDS encoding carbohydrate ABC transporter permease, translated as MSAVVEVDVQGPGRRHGAAGISALLLTALTVLTACIWFFPIYWALVTSFRTEDETVKSMSALPLQPTLDGYLYLIQNSSLPIWYVNSTIVSISVTILVVAMAACCGYAISQLRFPGRTALWWMILASFMVPVPALIVNHFMIIASVKLVNTYPGMVLPMLIAPVTVIVYKQFFDSVPREFREAALVDGANEFQLLFRIFLPMNWGVTTALAIITFIGAWNSFLWPFLAAQSEKMMTVTVGISSVQDAFGVYYARLLAGAVLASLPVAVAYLLFQRRVTEAITLSAGIKG; from the coding sequence ATGAGCGCGGTCGTGGAAGTGGACGTGCAGGGCCCCGGCCGCCGTCACGGAGCTGCCGGCATCAGCGCCCTGCTTCTGACGGCGCTGACGGTCCTGACCGCCTGCATCTGGTTCTTCCCGATCTACTGGGCGCTCGTCACGAGCTTCCGGACCGAGGACGAGACGGTCAAGAGCATGAGCGCGCTGCCCTTGCAGCCGACGCTCGACGGCTATCTCTACCTGATCCAGAACTCCAGCCTGCCGATCTGGTACGTGAACTCGACCATCGTCTCGATATCGGTGACGATCCTCGTCGTCGCGATGGCGGCATGCTGCGGCTATGCGATCTCGCAGCTCCGCTTCCCCGGGCGGACGGCGCTGTGGTGGATGATCCTGGCGAGCTTCATGGTCCCGGTCCCCGCGCTGATCGTCAACCATTTCATGATCATAGCGAGCGTGAAGCTGGTGAATACCTATCCCGGCATGGTGCTGCCGATGCTGATCGCCCCGGTCACGGTCATCGTCTACAAGCAGTTCTTCGATTCAGTCCCGCGCGAGTTTCGCGAGGCGGCGCTGGTGGACGGGGCCAACGAATTCCAGCTCCTGTTCCGGATCTTCCTGCCCATGAACTGGGGCGTGACGACGGCGCTCGCGATCATCACTTTCATTGGCGCCTGGAACTCGTTCCTGTGGCCCTTCCTGGCCGCCCAGAGCGAGAAGATGATGACGGTGACGGTCGGCATCTCGTCCGTCCAGGATGCCTTCGGCGTCTATTACGCGAGGCTCCTCGCCGGTGCCGTCCTGGCCTCCCTCCCCGTCGCGGTCGCCTACCTTCTGTTCCAGCGGCGGGTGACCGAGGCGATCACGCTATCCGCCGGCATCAAGGGCTAA
- a CDS encoding carbohydrate ABC transporter permease, which yields MLKTRKNEIFAALVLIAPFVALYGWMFIYPTIQMVHLSLMNAPLIGEGTWAGLKNYQRLFNDRIFRVAVWNTAYFVILTVVPGTAVALAIALMVSRLNGWFQSIILAMFFLPYVLPVSVVYILWDWLFNVQFGVLQNVIQPIVGHPVNVRRTIPWFMPTMAIITIWWTNGFSILLFLAGLRNISREIYEAAELDGASRVQVFFRITWPLIWPVTVLCLTIQLILQLKIFDQVYLFSRGGRTQATMVLVQYIFEQAFQKNNGGYAATIAVALFIIVVAFSVLQFQAARIRRAT from the coding sequence ATGCTCAAAACCCGCAAGAATGAGATATTCGCCGCGCTGGTGCTGATCGCGCCGTTCGTCGCGCTTTATGGATGGATGTTCATCTATCCCACGATCCAGATGGTCCATCTGAGCCTGATGAACGCGCCGCTCATCGGCGAGGGAACCTGGGCGGGGCTGAAGAACTACCAGCGGCTTTTCAACGACCGCATCTTCAGGGTCGCCGTCTGGAACACTGCCTATTTCGTGATTCTGACCGTCGTGCCGGGCACGGCGGTGGCGCTCGCGATCGCGCTGATGGTGAGCCGCCTCAACGGCTGGTTCCAGAGCATCATATTGGCGATGTTCTTCCTGCCCTACGTCCTTCCCGTTTCGGTCGTCTATATCCTCTGGGACTGGCTGTTCAACGTCCAGTTCGGCGTGCTCCAGAACGTCATCCAGCCAATCGTCGGCCACCCCGTCAATGTGCGGCGAACCATTCCCTGGTTCATGCCCACTATGGCCATCATCACGATCTGGTGGACCAACGGCTTCTCGATCCTGCTGTTCCTGGCCGGACTCAGGAACATCTCGCGGGAAATCTACGAAGCGGCGGAGCTCGACGGCGCGTCGCGTGTGCAGGTGTTTTTCCGGATCACATGGCCCCTGATCTGGCCCGTAACGGTACTCTGCCTGACCATCCAGCTCATCCTGCAGCTGAAGATCTTCGACCAGGTCTATCTATTCTCGCGGGGCGGCCGGACGCAGGCCACCATGGTGCTCGTCCAGTACATCTTCGAGCAGGCCTTCCAGAAGAACAATGGCGGCTATGCCGCGACGATCGCGGTGGCGCTATTCATCATCGTGGTGGCGTTCTCCGTTCTGCAGTTCCAGGCGGCTCGTATCCGGAGGGCGACATGA
- the ccmD gene encoding heme exporter protein CcmD — MIDLGAHAGFILAAYGATVLIVAALALWIVLDGRAQRRRLAELEARGIRRRSAAKSGGAS, encoded by the coding sequence GTGATCGATCTCGGCGCGCATGCGGGCTTCATTCTCGCCGCCTATGGCGCGACGGTTCTGATCGTTGCCGCGCTGGCGCTCTGGATCGTTCTGGATGGCCGCGCCCAGCGCCGCCGCCTAGCCGAGCTGGAGGCACGCGGCATTCGCCGCCGTTCCGCCGCGAAGAGCGGAGGCGCGTCATGA
- the arfA gene encoding arabinosylfuranosidase ArfA yields the protein MKARLIVDRDFVLSDLDRRVFGAFVEHMGRCVYGGIYEPGHPTADEQGFRGDVLELTRELGPTIIRYPGGNFLSGYNWEDGVGPKDERPVRRDLAWFSTETNQFGTNEFMDWSKKAGIEPMFGVNLGTKGPDEARQFLEYCNHAGGSTLSELRKTHGYEKPHDIKFWCLGNEMDGPWQICHKTAEEYGRVALETAKVMRWVDPTIQLAACGSSHRNMPTYGSWEYQVLEHCYDEVDFISLHTYFNNNADSTAEYFGVIELMDAFIKEVVAICDAVGAKRRSQKRIMLSFDEWNVWYKTHKIENMRKPGWPEAPPLIEEIYNAEDALVVGGALIAMMNNADRVKTACIAQLVNVIGPIMTETGGDAWRQTIFHPFALASKFGHGRVMRAVAESPSYSAKSFPEIPYLYATVVDNPADGTTTIFALNRSLSDPLDLDVELRGLGTDRSLVSAIEIHHSNLKAVNSKEAPNTVAPKANPDIEIDGEKLKIKLKPASFNVITTKATN from the coding sequence TTGAAAGCCCGCCTGATCGTCGACCGGGACTTCGTCCTTTCCGACCTCGACAGACGCGTGTTCGGCGCGTTCGTCGAGCATATGGGCCGCTGCGTCTATGGCGGCATCTACGAGCCCGGTCACCCGACCGCCGACGAACAGGGTTTTCGCGGCGACGTGCTGGAGCTGACGCGCGAACTCGGCCCCACCATCATCCGCTATCCCGGCGGCAATTTCCTTTCCGGCTACAATTGGGAAGACGGCGTCGGCCCGAAGGACGAGCGGCCGGTGCGGCGGGACCTCGCCTGGTTCTCGACGGAGACCAACCAATTCGGCACCAACGAGTTCATGGACTGGTCGAAGAAGGCCGGCATCGAGCCGATGTTCGGCGTCAATCTCGGCACCAAGGGCCCCGACGAGGCGCGCCAGTTCCTCGAATATTGCAACCATGCCGGCGGCTCGACACTCTCGGAACTCAGGAAGACCCACGGCTACGAGAAGCCGCACGACATCAAGTTCTGGTGCCTCGGCAACGAGATGGATGGCCCCTGGCAGATCTGCCACAAGACCGCCGAGGAATATGGCCGCGTCGCACTGGAAACGGCCAAGGTGATGCGCTGGGTCGACCCGACCATCCAGCTTGCCGCCTGCGGCTCCTCCCATCGCAACATGCCGACCTATGGCTCCTGGGAATACCAGGTGCTGGAGCATTGCTATGACGAGGTCGACTTCATCTCGCTGCACACCTATTTCAACAATAACGCCGACTCGACCGCCGAATATTTCGGCGTCATCGAGCTGATGGACGCCTTCATCAAGGAAGTCGTGGCGATCTGCGACGCCGTCGGCGCCAAGCGCCGCTCGCAGAAGCGGATCATGCTGTCCTTCGACGAGTGGAACGTCTGGTACAAGACCCACAAGATCGAGAATATGCGCAAGCCCGGCTGGCCCGAGGCGCCGCCCCTGATCGAGGAGATCTACAATGCCGAGGACGCGCTGGTCGTCGGCGGCGCCCTGATCGCGATGATGAACAATGCCGACCGCGTGAAAACGGCCTGCATTGCCCAGCTCGTCAACGTCATCGGCCCGATCATGACCGAGACCGGCGGCGATGCCTGGCGGCAGACGATCTTCCACCCCTTCGCGCTCGCCTCGAAATTCGGCCATGGCCGCGTCATGCGCGCGGTGGCGGAATCGCCCTCCTACAGCGCCAAATCGTTCCCGGAGATCCCCTATCTCTATGCGACGGTAGTCGACAATCCGGCCGACGGGACGACGACGATCTTCGCGTTGAACCGCAGCCTATCCGATCCGCTCGATCTCGATGTCGAGCTGCGCGGCCTCGGCACGGATCGCTCGCTCGTCTCGGCGATCGAGATCCATCATTCGAACCTGAAGGCGGTCAACAGCAAGGAAGCGCCGAACACCGTGGCGCCGAAGGCGAACCCCGATATCGAGATCGACGGCGAAAAGCTGAAGATCAAGCTGAAGCCGGCCTCGTTCAACGTGATCACGACCAAGGCGACGAACTGA
- a CDS encoding extracellular solute-binding protein — MRGILGKTLATAALLAFTVGAQAKETVVWWDFLGGGDGVRMKKLIEDFNNDHKDSIEIQGTTLEWGVPFYSKVQTSAAVGEGPDIMTYHSSRIPLGVSQNVLVEITPDDMKTIGLGEASFAKAPWEAVHVDGKQYAVPFDQHPIVLYYNKDKLAAAGLLGDDGLPKGLNGVDNFAAALKKLQDGGTKYGLSTVTADGSFAYRTFYSLLCQQGGTAGSDGNWLPGDNLQKMVNAVQVEADWVKNGATPKNTDYPSTVALFTNGDAAMMINGVWEVPTMVDLQKQGKLFNWGAVELPVFFDHPCTYSDSHTFAIPNNVGKAQTPEKHAAVLEVIKWMEDHALFWATAGHIPANKAVTDSAEYKALQPQATYAPLTANMIYDPTSKFAGVASPLFDAAGNSLTPAINGEIDVTTAVTEFRDTLTDLQ, encoded by the coding sequence ATACGAGGCATTCTCGGAAAGACGCTCGCGACGGCAGCGTTGCTGGCGTTCACGGTCGGCGCGCAGGCGAAGGAAACCGTGGTCTGGTGGGACTTCCTGGGCGGCGGCGACGGCGTGCGCATGAAGAAGCTCATCGAGGACTTCAACAACGACCACAAGGATTCGATCGAGATCCAGGGCACCACGCTCGAATGGGGCGTGCCGTTCTACTCGAAAGTCCAGACCTCCGCCGCCGTCGGCGAGGGCCCAGACATCATGACCTATCATTCGTCTCGCATTCCGCTCGGTGTCAGCCAGAACGTTCTCGTGGAAATCACGCCGGACGACATGAAGACCATCGGCCTTGGCGAGGCGAGTTTCGCCAAGGCGCCCTGGGAAGCGGTGCATGTCGACGGCAAGCAGTATGCCGTGCCGTTCGACCAGCATCCGATCGTGCTCTACTACAACAAGGACAAGCTCGCCGCCGCCGGACTGCTCGGCGATGACGGACTGCCGAAGGGCCTGAACGGCGTCGACAATTTCGCCGCGGCGCTGAAAAAGCTCCAGGACGGTGGCACCAAATACGGTCTCTCGACCGTCACCGCTGACGGCAGCTTCGCCTACCGAACCTTCTATTCGCTGCTGTGCCAGCAGGGTGGAACGGCCGGCAGCGACGGCAACTGGCTCCCGGGCGACAATTTGCAGAAGATGGTCAACGCCGTGCAGGTCGAGGCCGACTGGGTGAAGAACGGCGCAACCCCGAAGAACACCGACTATCCGTCGACCGTCGCGCTCTTCACCAACGGGGACGCCGCGATGATGATCAACGGCGTGTGGGAGGTTCCCACGATGGTCGACCTCCAGAAGCAGGGTAAGCTGTTCAACTGGGGCGCCGTCGAACTGCCGGTCTTCTTCGATCACCCATGCACCTACTCGGACTCGCACACCTTCGCGATCCCGAACAATGTAGGCAAGGCGCAGACGCCCGAGAAGCACGCCGCGGTTCTCGAAGTGATCAAGTGGATGGAGGACCACGCGCTGTTCTGGGCCACCGCCGGCCATATCCCGGCGAACAAGGCGGTCACCGACTCCGCCGAGTACAAGGCGCTGCAGCCGCAGGCGACCTACGCGCCGCTCACGGCCAACATGATCTACGATCCGACGTCGAAGTTCGCGGGTGTCGCCTCACCGCTCTTCGACGCGGCCGGCAATTCGCTGACACCCGCCATCAACGGCGAGATCGATGTGACCACCGCGGTCACCGAGTTCCGCGATACGCTGACCGACCTTCAGTAG
- a CDS encoding septation protein A gives MTALFERAPNDPKHKDLNPILKLVLELGPLGVFFFANARLDIFWATGSFMVATLVALAVSFALTRRLPIMPVVTGVVVVVFGGLTLYLHDETFIKMKPTIVNTLFGAVLLGGLVFGKALLGYVFDSVFHLTDEGWRKLTFRWGLFFLLLAVLNEVIWRSFPTDVWVNFKVFGIMPLTFLFTLAQLPLVNRTSIEQKPAE, from the coding sequence ATGACCGCCCTTTTCGAACGCGCGCCGAATGATCCGAAGCACAAGGATCTCAATCCGATCCTGAAGCTCGTGTTGGAGCTCGGCCCGCTCGGCGTCTTCTTCTTCGCCAATGCCCGCCTCGATATTTTCTGGGCGACCGGCTCGTTCATGGTGGCGACGCTGGTGGCGCTCGCCGTCTCCTTCGCGCTAACGCGGCGCCTGCCGATCATGCCGGTCGTCACGGGCGTGGTGGTCGTCGTGTTTGGCGGACTGACGCTCTATCTGCACGACGAGACCTTCATCAAGATGAAGCCGACCATCGTCAACACGCTGTTCGGCGCGGTGCTGCTCGGCGGGCTCGTCTTCGGCAAGGCGCTGCTCGGCTATGTCTTCGATTCGGTCTTCCACCTGACCGACGAAGGCTGGCGCAAGCTCACCTTCCGCTGGGGCCTGTTCTTCCTGCTGCTCGCGGTGTTGAACGAGGTGATCTGGCGCTCGTTCCCGACCGATGTCTGGGTCAATTTCAAGGTCTTCGGCATCATGCCGCTGACCTTCCTGTTCACGCTGGCGCAATTGCCGCTGGTCAACCGGACAAGCATTGAGCAGAAGCCGGCGGAGTAG
- a CDS encoding DsbE family thiol:disulfide interchange protein: MTAPSPQDEAAHRRRPPGRWILILSPLAIFLALAAVFLYRLEQGGDPSLVPSVLIGRPAPATKLPALDGVNLPGIDTAELTGKPTLVNVWASWCAPCREEHPILETLAADPRIRLVGINYKDQSENAVRFLGQLGNPFAAIGVDTNGRTAIDWGVYGVPETFLLGPDGTIRYKFIGPLSEESLATKLMPEIEKVLKGG; this comes from the coding sequence ATGACCGCTCCTTCCCCGCAGGACGAAGCAGCCCACCGGCGCCGGCCGCCCGGCCGCTGGATCCTTATCCTGTCGCCACTCGCCATCTTCCTGGCGCTCGCCGCGGTCTTCCTCTACCGGCTTGAACAGGGCGGCGATCCCTCGCTCGTGCCCTCGGTTCTGATCGGCCGGCCGGCGCCGGCGACCAAGCTCCCCGCCCTGGATGGTGTGAACCTCCCCGGCATCGACACGGCGGAACTGACGGGCAAACCGACGCTGGTCAATGTCTGGGCGTCCTGGTGCGCGCCCTGCCGCGAGGAGCACCCGATCCTGGAGACGCTCGCTGCCGACCCGCGCATCCGCCTCGTCGGCATCAACTACAAGGACCAGAGCGAAAACGCCGTCCGTTTCCTCGGCCAGCTCGGCAATCCGTTCGCCGCCATCGGTGTCGACACGAACGGCCGCACGGCGATCGACTGGGGCGTCTATGGCGTTCCGGAAACCTTCCTGCTCGGCCCGGACGGCACCATCCGCTACAAATTCATCGGCCCGCTCAGCGAGGAAAGCCTCGCCACTAAGCTGATGCCGGAGATCGAGAAGGTGCTCAAGGGCGGGTAA
- a CDS encoding FadR/GntR family transcriptional regulator — protein MLERESLAVGTMSAQVANHLGVRVVSGDFAPGSSLPIESELCEYYGVSRTTIREAVKNLAAKRLIEVSPKVGTRVLPFAEWNLLDRDVLAWRLQTQFDGKIVEDIFEMRLCFEPRASFLAARDGTAEDHALIDHHFFELASAHEQNLPIKTTSESALEFHLAIINASHNGLFVTIGSAVKSALRVSSERLQRHAGRPSEDIALHDAVRSAIVGRRPAEAARAMEHLLAAARERLLPLTVDAAE, from the coding sequence ATGCTGGAACGAGAGAGCCTTGCCGTCGGTACGATGAGCGCCCAGGTCGCCAACCACCTGGGCGTGCGCGTCGTCTCGGGCGACTTCGCGCCGGGCTCGTCGCTGCCGATCGAAAGCGAGCTCTGCGAATATTACGGCGTGTCGCGTACGACAATTCGTGAGGCCGTGAAGAACCTCGCCGCCAAGCGGCTTATCGAGGTTTCGCCGAAGGTCGGCACGCGCGTTCTGCCCTTTGCGGAATGGAACCTTCTTGACCGCGACGTGCTGGCCTGGCGGCTGCAGACGCAGTTCGACGGCAAGATCGTCGAGGATATTTTCGAGATGCGGCTATGCTTCGAGCCGCGGGCCTCTTTCCTTGCGGCGCGCGACGGCACGGCCGAAGACCATGCGCTGATCGACCATCATTTCTTCGAATTGGCGTCGGCGCATGAGCAGAACCTGCCGATCAAGACGACGTCGGAATCGGCGCTCGAATTCCATCTCGCCATCATCAACGCCTCGCATAACGGCCTGTTCGTGACGATCGGCAGCGCCGTCAAATCGGCGCTGCGTGTTTCGTCGGAAAGGCTGCAGCGCCATGCGGGCCGGCCGAGCGAGGACATCGCGCTTCACGACGCGGTGCGCAGCGCGATCGTCGGCCGGCGGCCGGCCGAGGCGGCGCGGGCGATGGAACATCTGCTCGCCGCCGCCCGGGAGCGGCTTCTGCCCCTCACCGTCGACGCGGCCGAATGA
- a CDS encoding Gfo/Idh/MocA family protein, with protein MAPYPFAIVGTGWRSEFFLRIAASLPERFAVTGLVSRSAEKRDAYAKAWGIPTFASIDEMAERADARFAVVSVPRAVVVDQIEALAARNMPILAETPPAEDMAGLDRVAALVAAGARVEVAEQYFLQPSHAARLAFIASGRIGTPSYAHVAVAHGYHGTSLIRKYLGVGFENATISARAVELPIVRSPDRYRPPATLEIVPSAQTIASFDFGDRIGLFDFTGDQYHGWIRSPRLTIRGERGEISGDEIRYLIDQRSPMFLRFERRDTGHFANLEDYRHDGILAGAEWVYRNPYAEARFSDDEIAVAACLDGMKTYVETGRSFYSFAEAAQDHYLALTMDEAARRGAPITTTTQSWSHPVAT; from the coding sequence ATGGCGCCCTATCCGTTCGCAATCGTCGGCACCGGCTGGCGCAGCGAGTTCTTTCTTCGTATCGCGGCGAGCCTGCCCGAGCGTTTCGCCGTGACGGGCCTCGTTTCCCGCAGTGCCGAGAAGCGCGATGCCTATGCCAAAGCATGGGGCATCCCGACCTTCGCCTCTATCGACGAGATGGCCGAGCGTGCCGACGCGCGCTTTGCCGTCGTCTCGGTGCCGCGCGCCGTCGTCGTCGACCAGATCGAGGCCCTGGCAGCGCGCAATATGCCGATCCTCGCCGAGACGCCGCCCGCCGAAGACATGGCCGGGCTGGACCGCGTCGCCGCTCTAGTCGCCGCTGGCGCCAGGGTGGAAGTCGCCGAGCAATATTTCCTCCAGCCGAGCCATGCGGCGCGGCTTGCCTTCATCGCGAGCGGTCGGATCGGTACACCGAGCTACGCCCATGTCGCCGTCGCCCATGGCTATCACGGCACCAGCCTGATCCGGAAATATCTGGGCGTCGGCTTCGAGAACGCTACCATCTCGGCGCGGGCGGTCGAATTGCCCATCGTCAGGAGCCCGGACCGCTATCGCCCGCCCGCGACCCTGGAAATCGTGCCGTCGGCGCAGACCATCGCCAGTTTCGACTTTGGCGACCGCATCGGGCTGTTTGACTTCACGGGCGACCAGTATCACGGTTGGATCCGCTCGCCTCGTCTCACCATCCGCGGCGAGCGCGGCGAGATCTCCGGCGACGAGATCCGCTATCTGATCGACCAGCGCTCGCCGATGTTCCTGCGTTTCGAGCGTCGTGACACCGGACATTTCGCCAATCTGGAGGACTATCGCCACGACGGCATTCTCGCCGGGGCGGAGTGGGTCTACCGCAACCCCTATGCGGAAGCTCGCTTCAGCGATGACGAGATCGCCGTGGCTGCCTGTCTCGACGGCATGAAGACCTATGTCGAGACCGGCCGTTCCTTCTATTCCTTTGCCGAGGCGGCGCAGGACCATTATCTGGCGCTGACGATGGACGAGGCGGCGCGGCGCGGCGCACCCATCACCACGACGACGCAATCCTGGAGCCACCCAGTCGCGACTTGA
- a CDS encoding DUF1254 domain-containing protein yields MRLSRRNLLLGGSAALAAARTTSALAFDGPIRDIVEDSDAFRAASAAYVFGYPLVTMELTRRVITNSATVEGTRGPMGTLIKLRSYPDASFRDVTAPNADTLYTTAFLDVGDEPWVVSIPDMKGRYFLLPFLSGWTDVFQVPGSRTTGTGAQTFLVTGPGWSGTVPDGMTQLKSPTSMVWMLGRIYCTGTPEDYAEVHALQDQFKLYPLSAEGKDYMPPPGKVDPSIDMKTPVRDQVNALGTAEYFSLLAELMKRNPPAAADAPALETFKEIGLVPGQAYDAKALDKRWDKRLPSLSFDRIMLHFEDSHGDIQNVNGWGYTTKAGLYGTNYLQRALVTAIGLGANRPQDAVYPTSLKDDHHRHYDGASQYVLRFPAGQLPPVKGFWSLTMYDEAMFFIANPLNRYSMSVRTNPVYEADGSLVIYIQNESPGSAKEANWLPAPKGRFNLMLRLYWPDENNPSIIDGSWVIPAVTKAG; encoded by the coding sequence ATGAGACTATCACGACGGAATTTGTTGCTCGGCGGGTCGGCCGCCCTGGCAGCGGCCAGGACGACAAGCGCCCTTGCCTTTGACGGGCCGATCCGGGACATCGTCGAAGACAGCGATGCCTTCCGGGCGGCCTCGGCTGCCTATGTGTTTGGGTACCCTCTCGTCACCATGGAGCTGACGCGGCGGGTGATCACCAATTCCGCGACCGTGGAAGGCACGCGCGGCCCGATGGGCACGCTGATCAAGCTGCGCAGCTATCCCGATGCCAGCTTCCGCGACGTCACCGCTCCGAACGCCGATACGCTCTACACGACAGCTTTCCTCGACGTAGGCGACGAGCCCTGGGTGGTCAGCATCCCGGACATGAAGGGACGATATTTCCTGCTGCCCTTCCTTTCCGGCTGGACGGATGTGTTCCAGGTTCCGGGTTCGCGCACGACCGGAACAGGCGCCCAGACGTTCCTTGTTACCGGCCCCGGCTGGAGCGGGACGGTTCCTGATGGAATGACTCAGCTCAAGTCGCCGACCAGCATGGTCTGGATGCTGGGCCGGATCTATTGCACCGGCACGCCGGAGGACTATGCCGAGGTCCATGCGCTGCAGGACCAGTTCAAGCTCTATCCGCTGAGCGCGGAGGGCAAGGACTACATGCCGCCGCCGGGCAAGGTCGATCCGTCGATCGACATGAAGACGCCCGTGCGCGATCAGGTCAACGCGCTCGGTACGGCTGAATATTTCAGCCTGCTCGCCGAACTGATGAAGCGCAACCCGCCGGCTGCCGCGGATGCGCCGGCGCTGGAGACCTTCAAGGAGATCGGCCTCGTACCGGGCCAAGCCTACGACGCCAAGGCGCTCGACAAGCGTTGGGACAAGCGTCTGCCGTCGCTCTCCTTTGATCGGATCATGCTGCATTTCGAGGACAGCCACGGCGATATTCAGAACGTCAATGGCTGGGGCTATACGACGAAGGCCGGCCTCTATGGCACGAACTACCTTCAGCGCGCCCTCGTCACCGCCATCGGCCTAGGCGCCAACCGGCCGCAGGATGCCGTCTATCCCACCTCGCTCAAGGACGACCACCACCGCCACTATGACGGGGCGAGCCAATATGTCCTGCGCTTCCCGGCCGGACAGCTGCCGCCAGTCAAGGGTTTCTGGTCGCTCACCATGTATGACGAGGCGATGTTCTTCATCGCCAACCCGCTCAACCGCTATTCGATGAGCGTGCGCACCAACCCGGTCTATGAGGCCGACGGATCGCTGGTGATCTATATCCAGAACGAAAGCCCCGGTTCGGCGAAGGAAGCCAATTGGTTGCCCGCTCCCAAGGGGCGCTTCAACCTGATGCTGCGCCTCTATTGGCCCGACGAGAACAACCCCTCCATCATTGACGGTTCGTGGGTTATTCCGGCCGTCACCAAGGCTGGTTGA